The following coding sequences lie in one Ctenopharyngodon idella isolate HZGC_01 chromosome 11, HZGC01, whole genome shotgun sequence genomic window:
- the pex11g gene encoding peroxisomal membrane protein 11C, producing the protein MQNSVESFINVLESYRGRDKVIRTLCYGSQLVGGVLAGKKPQSSLGKSLLLFSAQLSHCRTTLRLFDDLSMLAYSTSYGLGASEEDALVRWMSILTNVADQLYYPCEHIAWAADAELIKTKSERWWVLSTGLWGMSLILSVLRSIRSILILKRKLQKCQRSGSADSREEVFSQKAALRKQIRGEVFSILSSLADLSNAIHWMPPGFLWAGRFPPWLVGLMGTVSSLIGLLQMSSSDQGACT; encoded by the exons ATGCAGAATTCAGTCGAGTCCTTCATAAATGTGCTAGAGTCATATAGAGGAAGAGACAAAGTG ATAAGGACCCTCTGCTATGGCTCTCAGCTGGTAGGTGGAGTTCTAGCTGGAAAGAAGCCTCAGTCTTCACTGGGGAAGAGTCTCCTGCTGTTCTCCGCTCAGTTGAGTCACTGCAGAACCACACTCAGGCTCTTTGATGACCTGTCCATGCTGGCGTACTCCACAAGCTATGGGTTAGGAGCCTCG gaggAGGACGCTTTGGTGCGCTGGATGTCAATTCTGACTAATGTAGCTGATCAGTTGTATTATCCCTGCGAGCACATCGCCTGGGCTGCAGATGCAGAGCTCATCAAAACCAAATCTGAGCGGTGGTGGGTGTTGAGCACAGGCCTCTGGGGCATGTCACTCATCCTCAGCGTACTCAG ATCCATTAGATCCATCCTGATTCTGAAGAGAAAATTGCAGAAGTGTCAAAGGTCAGGTTCAGCTGACAGCAG AGAGGAAGTATTTTCTCAGAAAGCTGCGCTCCGGAAGCAGATCAGAGGGGAAGTGTTCAGTATCCTGAGCAGTTTGGCAGATCTCAGCAATGCCATTCACTGGATGCCTCCTGGATTTCTGTGGGCTGGACGGTTTCCTCCATGGCTGGTGGGACTGATGGGAACGGTCTCCTCTCTGATAGGTCTTCTACAGATGAGCTCCAGTGATCAAGGAGCATGTACCTAA
- the si:ch73-40i7.5 gene encoding amyloid-beta A4 precursor protein-binding family A member 3 isoform X2 yields the protein MADDILYNRSLEPSSQLASYDSSNSQTEALAQDALWVPDGLDYSTNPPESTNMNSENLQTPELEDLDSYNPIEPPPLDWRSDSSSEAGLAVELESCSVGDFEAPGYFNTELTEDTMSADEQRERKENCAEDRDRKLDNQDMRKGKHEEESTKHDIDHSHIQSLLTQLHLFHPSTPFDNPTHCTPDDSANHGALHNSAEAAASSQGLEFGVQSACAADRNNPEALLFSHEYQKDLLQLLEDPEPEEPRTGPLFVHTPLVTPEHQSGLRRQSSEADEMISISHSEDAWHRHLQDELLVSGITEEDQWTASEGLTVDQSVSPNTDLEAETQPAYKNVPGPCDPEDLLDGVIFGAKYLGSTQLQSEKNPSTNARMAQAQEAMDRIKAPEGESQPMTEVDLFISTQRIKVLSADTQEAMMDHALQMISYIADIGNIVVLMARRKPANRKSADSAASSAAPPKKCWMICHVFSSEDAQIIAQAIGQAFGVAYQQFLYTNGIKASDLRPGEYSDYLGTQELYNGDLVHFSRSENIREVCIIKKVGEILGVAIVESGWGSILPTVVVANLLHGGPAERSGELSIGDRIMSVNGTSMVGLPIATCQSIIRDLKNLSMIKLSIVHCPPVTMAIIKRPDPKYQLGFSVEDGIICSLMRGGIAERGGIRVGHRIIEINGQSVVATPHEKIIHILSSAVGEIHLKTMPTSTYRLLTGLDQPVFL from the exons ATGGCAGATGATATTCTCTACAATAGAAGTTTGGAACCGAGTTCCCAACTTGCTTCTTATGATTCCTCCAACTCTCAAACCGAAGCTTTAGCCCAGGATGCACTTTGGGTTCCTGATGGCTTGGATTACTCGACTAACCCTCCTGAATCCACAAATATGAACAGTGAAAATCTACAGACACCCGAGTTGGAGGATCTGGATTCCTATAACCCAATCGAGCCCCCACCACTAGACTGGAGGTCCGACTCCTCCAGTGAAGCCGGTTTGGCTGTAGAACTTGAAAGCTGTTCGGTGGGAGATTTTGAGGCTCCTGGATATTTCAACACAGAGTTGACTGAGGATACAATGTCTGCA GATGAGCAAcgagaaagaaaagagaattGCGCAGAGGATAGAGATAGAAAATTGGATAATCAAGATATGAGGAAAGGGAAACATGAAGAAGAAAGTACAAAACATGATATTGACCATTCACACATTCAAAGTCTTCTCACTCAACTGCATCTTTTTCATCCATCGACTCCTTTCGATAATCCCACCCACTGCACACCTGATGACTCAGCCAATCACGGCGCTCTGCATAATTCAGCGGAGGCCGCTGCTTCCTCCCAAGGGCTTGAGTTTGGTGTCCAATCAGCGTGTGCAGCAGACAGGAACAACCCTGAAGCTTTGCTCTTTTCACATGAGTATCAGAAAGATCTGCTGCAGCTGCTAGAGGACCCAGAGCCTGAGGAACCCAGAACTGGCCCTCTGTTCGTTCACACACCCCTGGTGACCCCTGAACATCAGTCAGGTCTCAGAAGGCAGAGCAGTGAAGCAGATGAGATGATCTCGATATCTCACAGCGAGGACGCTTGGCACAGACACCTGCAGGATGAGCTGTTGGTCTCAGGAATCACAGAGGAGGATCAGTGGACGGCGTCTGAAGGCCTGACCGTGGATCAGTCTGTCTCCCCAAATACTGATCTG gAAGCTGAGACACAGCCGGCTTATAAGAATG TGCCTGGACCATGTGACCCCGAAGACCTCCTGGATGGGGTGATCTTTGGAGCTAAATATCTTGGATCTACACAATTACAGTCAGAGAAAAATCCCTCCACCAACGCCCGGATGGCCCAGGCACAGGAAGCTATGGATCGTATCAAg GCACCTGAAGGAGAGTCTCAGCCTATGACAGAGGTGGATCTGTTCATTTCCACACAGAGAATCAAAGTACTGAGTGCTGACACACAG gaggccatgatggaccaTGCTCTGCAGATGATTTCATACATCGCAGATATTGGGAACATTGTAGTTTTGATGGCCCGCAGGAAGCCAGCCAATCGCAAATCAGCAGACTCTGCGGCTAGCTCTGCAGCACCACCGAAGAAGTGCTGGATGATCTGCCACGTCTTTTCTTCAGAGGAT GCTCAGATCATTGCACAGGCCATTGGTCAGGCTTTTGGTGTTGCATACCAGCAGTTTCTGTACACTAACGGAATTAAAGCTAGTGATCTGAGGCCAGGCGAGTACAGCGATTACCTCGGCACTCAGGAACTTTATAACGGAGACCTGGTTCACTTTTCTCGCTCTGAAAACATCAGAGAG gtgtgCATAATAAAAAAGGTAGGAGAGATATTAGGCGTTGCGATTGTGGAGTCTGGCTGGGGCTCTATCTTGCCGACAGTGGTGGTAGCCAACCTGCTGCACGGCGGCCCTGCGGAACGTTCCGGCGAGCTAAGCATCGGAGATCGCATCATGTCTGTTAATGGCACCAGTATGGTGGGCCTCCCCATCGCCACCTGCCAAAGTATCATACGA GATTTAAAGAACCTGTCGATGATAAAGCTCAGCATCGTTCACTGTCCACCTGTCACAATGGCGATCATTAAGCGTCCAGACCCCAAGTATCAGCTGGGCTTCAGCGTGGAGGACGGGATT ATTTGCAGTTTAATGCGGGGCGGAATAGCGGAGCGGGGCGGCATTCGAGTCGGTCATCGTATCATTGAGATCAACGGACAGAGTGTCGTTGCTACACCTCACGAGAAGATCATCCACATCCTGTCCAGTGCTGTAGGAGAG ATTCACCTGAAGACAATGCCAACATCAACCTACCGTCTCCTGACTGGCCTAGATCAGCCCGTGTTCCTTTAG
- the si:ch73-40i7.5 gene encoding amyloid-beta A4 precursor protein-binding family A member 3 isoform X1, giving the protein MADDILYNRSLEPSSQLASYDSSNSQTEALAQDALWVPDGLDYSTNPPESTNMNSENLQTPELEDLDSYNPIEPPPLDWRSDSSSEAGLAVELESCSVGDFEAPGYFNTELTEDTMSAVSDYGAQDSSEASDKTEVLLSQEMCENKPDISVFQKQDEQRERKENCAEDRDRKLDNQDMRKGKHEEESTKHDIDHSHIQSLLTQLHLFHPSTPFDNPTHCTPDDSANHGALHNSAEAAASSQGLEFGVQSACAADRNNPEALLFSHEYQKDLLQLLEDPEPEEPRTGPLFVHTPLVTPEHQSGLRRQSSEADEMISISHSEDAWHRHLQDELLVSGITEEDQWTASEGLTVDQSVSPNTDLEAETQPAYKNVPGPCDPEDLLDGVIFGAKYLGSTQLQSEKNPSTNARMAQAQEAMDRIKAPEGESQPMTEVDLFISTQRIKVLSADTQEAMMDHALQMISYIADIGNIVVLMARRKPANRKSADSAASSAAPPKKCWMICHVFSSEDAQIIAQAIGQAFGVAYQQFLYTNGIKASDLRPGEYSDYLGTQELYNGDLVHFSRSENIREVCIIKKVGEILGVAIVESGWGSILPTVVVANLLHGGPAERSGELSIGDRIMSVNGTSMVGLPIATCQSIIRDLKNLSMIKLSIVHCPPVTMAIIKRPDPKYQLGFSVEDGIICSLMRGGIAERGGIRVGHRIIEINGQSVVATPHEKIIHILSSAVGEIHLKTMPTSTYRLLTGLDQPVFL; this is encoded by the exons ATGGCAGATGATATTCTCTACAATAGAAGTTTGGAACCGAGTTCCCAACTTGCTTCTTATGATTCCTCCAACTCTCAAACCGAAGCTTTAGCCCAGGATGCACTTTGGGTTCCTGATGGCTTGGATTACTCGACTAACCCTCCTGAATCCACAAATATGAACAGTGAAAATCTACAGACACCCGAGTTGGAGGATCTGGATTCCTATAACCCAATCGAGCCCCCACCACTAGACTGGAGGTCCGACTCCTCCAGTGAAGCCGGTTTGGCTGTAGAACTTGAAAGCTGTTCGGTGGGAGATTTTGAGGCTCCTGGATATTTCAACACAGAGTTGACTGAGGATACAATGTCTGCAGTAAGTGATTACGGAGCTCAAGACTCCAGCGAAGCTTCTGACAAAACTGAAGTGCTTTTGTCTCAAGAAATGTGCGAGAACAAGCCTGATATTAGTGTTTTTCAAAAACAGGATGAGCAAcgagaaagaaaagagaattGCGCAGAGGATAGAGATAGAAAATTGGATAATCAAGATATGAGGAAAGGGAAACATGAAGAAGAAAGTACAAAACATGATATTGACCATTCACACATTCAAAGTCTTCTCACTCAACTGCATCTTTTTCATCCATCGACTCCTTTCGATAATCCCACCCACTGCACACCTGATGACTCAGCCAATCACGGCGCTCTGCATAATTCAGCGGAGGCCGCTGCTTCCTCCCAAGGGCTTGAGTTTGGTGTCCAATCAGCGTGTGCAGCAGACAGGAACAACCCTGAAGCTTTGCTCTTTTCACATGAGTATCAGAAAGATCTGCTGCAGCTGCTAGAGGACCCAGAGCCTGAGGAACCCAGAACTGGCCCTCTGTTCGTTCACACACCCCTGGTGACCCCTGAACATCAGTCAGGTCTCAGAAGGCAGAGCAGTGAAGCAGATGAGATGATCTCGATATCTCACAGCGAGGACGCTTGGCACAGACACCTGCAGGATGAGCTGTTGGTCTCAGGAATCACAGAGGAGGATCAGTGGACGGCGTCTGAAGGCCTGACCGTGGATCAGTCTGTCTCCCCAAATACTGATCTG gAAGCTGAGACACAGCCGGCTTATAAGAATG TGCCTGGACCATGTGACCCCGAAGACCTCCTGGATGGGGTGATCTTTGGAGCTAAATATCTTGGATCTACACAATTACAGTCAGAGAAAAATCCCTCCACCAACGCCCGGATGGCCCAGGCACAGGAAGCTATGGATCGTATCAAg GCACCTGAAGGAGAGTCTCAGCCTATGACAGAGGTGGATCTGTTCATTTCCACACAGAGAATCAAAGTACTGAGTGCTGACACACAG gaggccatgatggaccaTGCTCTGCAGATGATTTCATACATCGCAGATATTGGGAACATTGTAGTTTTGATGGCCCGCAGGAAGCCAGCCAATCGCAAATCAGCAGACTCTGCGGCTAGCTCTGCAGCACCACCGAAGAAGTGCTGGATGATCTGCCACGTCTTTTCTTCAGAGGAT GCTCAGATCATTGCACAGGCCATTGGTCAGGCTTTTGGTGTTGCATACCAGCAGTTTCTGTACACTAACGGAATTAAAGCTAGTGATCTGAGGCCAGGCGAGTACAGCGATTACCTCGGCACTCAGGAACTTTATAACGGAGACCTGGTTCACTTTTCTCGCTCTGAAAACATCAGAGAG gtgtgCATAATAAAAAAGGTAGGAGAGATATTAGGCGTTGCGATTGTGGAGTCTGGCTGGGGCTCTATCTTGCCGACAGTGGTGGTAGCCAACCTGCTGCACGGCGGCCCTGCGGAACGTTCCGGCGAGCTAAGCATCGGAGATCGCATCATGTCTGTTAATGGCACCAGTATGGTGGGCCTCCCCATCGCCACCTGCCAAAGTATCATACGA GATTTAAAGAACCTGTCGATGATAAAGCTCAGCATCGTTCACTGTCCACCTGTCACAATGGCGATCATTAAGCGTCCAGACCCCAAGTATCAGCTGGGCTTCAGCGTGGAGGACGGGATT ATTTGCAGTTTAATGCGGGGCGGAATAGCGGAGCGGGGCGGCATTCGAGTCGGTCATCGTATCATTGAGATCAACGGACAGAGTGTCGTTGCTACACCTCACGAGAAGATCATCCACATCCTGTCCAGTGCTGTAGGAGAG ATTCACCTGAAGACAATGCCAACATCAACCTACCGTCTCCTGACTGGCCTAGATCAGCCCGTGTTCCTTTAG